From one Meles meles chromosome 18, mMelMel3.1 paternal haplotype, whole genome shotgun sequence genomic stretch:
- the LOC123929073 gene encoding cytochrome b-c1 complex subunit 7 translates to MASRPAVAASSKWLEGIRKWYYNAAGFNKLGLMRDDTIHENDDVKEAIRRLPENLYNDRMFRIKRALDLTMRHQILPKEQWTKYEEDKFYLEPYLKEVIRERKEREEWAKK, encoded by the coding sequence ATGGCCAGCAGGCCTGCCGTTGCAGCATCAAGCAAGTGGCTGGAGGGTATTCGAAAATGGTACTACAATGCTGCAGGGTTCAATAAACTGGGGTTAATGCGAGATGATACAATACATGAGAATGATGATGTGAAAGAAGCCATAAGAAGGCTTCCTGAGAACCTTTATAATGACAGGATGTTTCGCATTAAGAGGGCACTGGACCTGACCATGAGGCATCAGATCTTGCCTAAAGAGCAATGGACAAAATACGAGGAGGATAAATTCTACCTTGAACCATATCTGAAAGAAGTTATtcgggaaaggaaagagagagaagaatgggcAAAGAAGTAA